The DNA sequence TGGTGTCCGGTATGCTGTGCGTTGTCCCGAAGAAGCTGATGCTGGTTTTACGGAATTTGATGACAGAATCTTCATTGATTTCGTGCAGCACAGCATCCCTGAGCAAGCCGTGTTCATCCAGCTTGTTGCGGATCATGGCAAGCGCCAGTTTGCCTGCATAGATAGGGACATTCAATTCTTTCAAAAGAAAAGGGACACCACCGATGTGATCTTCGTGTCCGTGCGAAATGAACAATCCTTTGATTTTGTTTTGGTTTTGCACCAGATAACTGTAGTCGGGTATCACATAATCAATACCAAGCAAGTCATCTTCCGGAAACATGATCCCGGAATCAAGAATGATGATTTCATCCTGGAATTGTATGCCATACATATTTTTGCCGATTTCCCCTAAACCCCCGAGGGCAAATACGCCGACTTCATTGTTTTTTATGTTAGGTTTCATACATTGAACTCCGTGATTTTGAAGTCAGGATTTTTTTGTTCGTATTCTAAATGATTGCCTTCCAAAGGCTGGATAAATTCAATGTTGTAGGGGGTATTTTGTTCGACCAATCTTCTGGCTATTACGATATCGGACGCCTCCACGTAAAGAGATTCCGTGTTCTCTCTCGTTGGTGCATCAAATTTTGCTGGTTGGTATGTTACTTTAAATATCATATAGTTCACTCCATTTTTCTTATTATTTTTGATAGTACTGTACTTAAAAATTACAATCTTAGTTTGTCAACTTGGTCAATAGTTGTATTTTTTCATACAATCGGTACTGTAAGTTTACCACAATTAAGGCAGTTAGTATAGAAATGACTGGCAAAATCATTTTTGCAGGGGTGCAAGCCTTCCTAATAGTAAGGCAATTCTTTTTCGTTTATTTTATCGAAAGCAATCAATATTTTTGCAGACTGAAATAGAGTAATTGGCTAGACTGGATACAGAGGGTTAGAGGGGCCGGGCAGAAAGATGATGACGTTCTTTTTTTTGCCCTGAAGAAACCCGTCGAATTGTTTCCATTAAGGTAGGTGTATCGAAATGTCTTTAATTTGGCGTTATATCAGTCGGTATAACAAATTATTTTTATTAAATGTGTTGGGAGCTTTCGGATTTGTGTTTGTGGAGCTGGGGGTAGTTCAACGCGGATCCTAAAATCTTAATACTTGACGAAGCAACGAGTTCCGTAGATACTAGACTGGAAGCTTTGATCCAACAAGCGATGAAACGCATCATGCAAGGCAGGACCAGTTTTGTGATCGCGCACCGGCTTTCCACCATCCCCGATGCCGATTTGATCCTCGCCATGGATCAAGGCGAAATAATTGAACACAACAAACACGCACAGTTATTGGAAAGAAAAGGGTTTGATTGCGATTTGTACAACAGTCAATTCAAAAACGAGTCAGAATAAGGGGAGCAGAAAATTTGAACAACAAAAAATTCATTTTCTTTGATATCGACGGAACATTGCTGAATGATGAAAAGATGCCGCTTGAGAGCACTGTCCAAGCCTTACGCCAACTGCAGAAGAACGGGCACGAAATCGCGATTGCGACAGGGCGGAATCTGTTCCTGGCCCAAGAAGTCATCGATACGTTCCAATTGGACAATTACATCGTTTGCAACGGCGCTGCAGGTTACTTCAAACATGAACTCAAATACGAAAACAAATTGGACCTGAATGCATTCGAAAAATTGCTGCAGATTTCCGATGATAGCGGCCATCAGGTTGTCTACGAATCAGCGCATGCTCTTGCTCGTCGCCATGAATCGATCGAGAACAACGCAAGCGAAGCGATGCGCAGCATCGAATTCGAGGTTCCTGACCATGATGAGTCTTTCTATATGAACAATCCGCTTTATCAAGCACTTTTGTTCTATAGAGAAGAAGAGAAAGCAATCTATGAAGCCGGCGCTTTTCCGGAATTCCGCTTTGTGCGCTGGCATGATGCCGGCGTCGATGTGCTGCCGAATCCTGGGTCAAAAGCACAAACTGCTCTTTGGATGGCGAAGCATCTGGGTTTTGCGCATGAAGATACAATAGCTTTCGGTGACGGAAACAATGATTATGAACTCATTTCCAGTGTCGGCTATGGTGTCGCAATGGGAAATGCGGTCGATCCCGTCAAGGATGTCGCCAAATTTGTCACAAAAGATTGCAATTCGGGCGGAATTGCCTATGCACTTGAAAAATTAGGCTTGTTATAGAAGCGAAAATAGGGTATCATATCATTCATAAGGCGTTTTTGCCGAACGTCATTGATACCCTGTTATTTCGGGGGCGTAGCTCAGTTGGGAGAGTGCTTGACTGGCAGTCAAGAGGTCGTGGGTTCGAGCCCCATCGTCTCCATCTAAAAAAGAAAACAACTCTTAGAAAGATTGATATGAAGTAATTCATATGACTTTCCGAGAGTTGTTTTTTTGGCCAAAGAGCAACGTGCGCGTATCTACCAAAAAGAAAAGAACCAACGGCAAGACCGCCTGCTTAAGCTGACGACGAAGTTGGTTCGTGACTTTGATGTTATCGTTTTGGAGGATATATTGCTGATGTGGTTCATCTGTTTATTTTTGCTTCTTTTTCAAATACTCCGCACGTAATTTTTCAAGTTGCTGCTTTTTGTCAAATTTGGCAGGCGTCTGTTTTTCATGAAACTTCGTCACAGCTGCCTGACCTTTGTAATCCAATTGATATTTCCCCACTTTGTTCACCTACTTTTCTTGTCCTTAAAGAAAATCTCTTCAACAAGTAGATTATACCGTATTTTACTGATGTAAACCTTATTACTTTATTGTGGCTCATTATTTGAAGAGATTATAAAACCATCGTCCGCATCAAATTACAAGATTAACCTTTAGTAACGTTGAGCCTGAATAATTCATACAATTTCAAACAGCTATTACTAGCATTGCTGCAACAGCATTTTTCACTTGTTCGATAAACACCCTTTGGGTGTACAAAAAGAACCCCAATCTGATATGGTTAAGTCACCACAACACAACCATAGAAAGGGGTTCTCTCAATGGCTACATTACATGAAAAAAAGGTGAAATTCAACTCTAAATTGACGGTTTCAAATACGGGTGGAAATCTATCCACCGACTCTGGGCTGATTCTCGTCAAAGAATTTATGGATTCCCTTAATTTTTCCGACCTATCAAAACAGCACCTGGAAATAGAGGACAAACGACTCTATCATACCCATGATAATTTTTCTTTGATGGAACAGTTGATTTATCAAAACATCGCCGGCTATTCGACTGATTCCTCCGCAAACATATTGAAGCAAGACCCTATTTTTAAGGTGGTTTTGGATAAATCCAATCTTGCCTCGCAGGCTTCACTTTCCCGATTCTGGGATCGCATAAGCGAAGAAAATATTTCTCAGCTGCAAGAGCTTAATCAAGCCATGATCGACAAGGTACGGTTGGCAAGAAATACGACGGAAATGATTTTCGACTTGGATTCGACCCATTCAGATACGTATGGAAACCAAGAGAAAACTGATTACAATGCGCATTATCAAACCAATGGCTACCATCCGTTAGTCGCTTTTGATGGATTGACGGGAGATTTCTTAAAAGCAGAACTTCGTTCTGGCAATGTCTACACATCTACTGGCATTGGCGCTTTTGTGGAGCCGCTTTTTGAACATTATAACCAAGTGGTTCCTGTCAGCAATATTCTCGTCCGTGGAGATAGCGGGTTCGCTACTCCGGAACTTTACGATCTCTGCGAAGTTTATGGCAGCTTCTTTGTGATTCGCTTAAAAGCAAATCGAAACCTTTCGAAACTGGCGGAGAGCTTTATTCAGATTGATGACAATCATCCTTGGGACAAAAAAGAAATCGTTTATTCTTCAACATCCTACCAAGCAAAAAGCTGGTCCAAAGAACGCCGCGTTTGTATCAAATCGACACGCGAAGCAGACGAGCTCCTATTCCGACATGAATACATCATCACCAACTACTCAAATAACGTCTCTGCGGAAACAGTCTTTCGGACGTACAGCAAACGCGGCACAATGGAAAACTTCATCAAAGAGGCGAAGAATGGCTTCTATTTTGATAAGACCGATAGCCCTTCATTTTTAGAGAATCACGCACGCATGATGGTAAGCCTGTTGGCTTACAACATCGTTAACTTTATGCGTACACTTTGTTTTACAAGCGGAGCGGCCAGCATGCAGGTGGACACAATCCGATTACGCCTCTTTAAGGTCGCAGGCAAACTAATTCGAACAGGACGTAGACTACTGCTGAAACTCAGTTCTCATCATGTCCATCAGGAACTGTTCTATCAAGTCCTCGGAAATATCCAGCAACTCTGTTGGTAAATGAAATGGCCCGAATTTAAAATCGGATTTCTTTTCAAGGGACGAGTGCGTCCAAATTTGGCTGAATAGCCATGGTTTAACTAAGCAATTTAGATTTCTAAACCTGTTGGAATCTGAAACGTAAAAAAAAGTACTGATTTCGGTAAAATTTACAACAATGGATCATTTTTGTATAGGTATGAATTATTCAGGTTGAGAGGAAGTTGTTCTTTTGGCGTTCTGAGGGTTATTTTTTGTTTCCACGTCTATTTCCACTACATTTTCTGGGAATATTCATGTGTCATGACAGTAATTGTTTTTGGTAGGGCTTCCAATTTCAAAAAGTTGTTGACATTATTCCCTGCAGAACGTAATGTGTGAATAATATATTATATTGGATGAAGAGAGGATGAGGATTCGGGTGAAGAAATCGGTTTTGACTTTCCGCAATGCCAAGCAGAAAAATGAGCGGCTGACGATGCTGACTGCCTATGACTATTCCACCGCCAAGCTGATCGATGCTTCAGGGATCGACTCGGTACTGGTGGGCGATTCGCTGGGGATGGTGATGCTGGGGTATGAAGACACCTTATCGGTAACGATGGAGGACATGATCCACCACACGAAAGCTGTCGCCAGAGGGGTAAAGGATGCGTTGGTCGTAAGCGATTTACCGTTCATGTCCTATCAGACTTCCGTCTATGATGCGGTCACAAATGCAGGCAGGCTGATCAAGGAAGGCCGGGCGCAGGCAGTCAAACTGGAAGGCGGCCTTGAAGTCTGTCCGCAGATCAAGGCAATCGTGGAAGCTTCCATACCGGTTATGGCGCATCTCGGCCTGACGCCCCAATCCGTCAATGCTTTCGGCGGATTCAAGGTCCAAGGGAAAGATGAAGAAGCGGCACGCAGCCTGATTGAGCAGGCGAAAGCGGTGGAAGCGGCAGGAGCTTTTGCGGTGGTGCTGGAATGCATCCCAGCCAAGTTGGCTGAGCTGATCACAAAGAGTATCTCTATTCCGACAATCGGCATCGGCGCCGGGAACGGCTGCGACGGCCAAGTGCTGGTCTACCAGGACATGCTGGGACTCTATTCCGATTTCACGCCGAAATTCGTCAAGCGCTATGCAGAAATAGGACCGCAAATGCAGACAGCCATCGAAGACTACATAACCGAAGTGAAAAACGGCGCGTTTCCGGCAGCGGAGCACACGTTTGCGCTATCCGATGCGGTCATCGAAAAATTATATTAGAGGGGTAATCACTGATGAAGATTGCAGCAACAGTTGAAGAAATCCGCAGTGTCGTGAAGGCTTGGAAAAAGGAAGGTTTGTCGGTCGGCTTTGTTCCAACGATGGGCTATCTCCATGAAGGCCATCAAAGTTTGATGCAGAAAGCCGTCAGCGAAAACGATCGGGTGGTCGTCAGCATTTTTGTGAATCCGATGCAGTTCGGCCCATCCGAAGATTTGGAAAGCTATCCACGGGATCTGGAAAAGGATGCTACTTTGTGCGAAGCCAGCGGAGTGGATCTGATTTTCCATCCCGATCCGAAGGAGATGTACCATCCCGATTTCAGCAGCTTTGTGGACATGCATGGTCTGACGGAGAGTTTATGCGGGAAAAGCAGGCCGGCCCATTTCCGGGGCGTCTGCACAGTCGTGACAAAGCTGTTCAACATCGTGCAGCCGGACCGTGCCTATTTCGGGCAGAAGGACGCCCAACAATTGGCGGTCATCCAACAGATGGTCCGCGACCTGAATATGGACGTCACCGTCATCGGCTGCCCGATCATCCGGGAAGCGGACGGATTGGCCAAAAGTTCGCGCAACAGTTACCTGTCAGCGGATGAGCGCAAGGCAGCGTTGGTGCTGATCCGAGCACTAGAAGTTGCGAAGCAAATGCTTGCGGATGGCGAGCGGGATGTTGCCAAAATCCTGAAAGCCATTTCGGAAACTATCCAATCCGAACCGATGGCGAAGATCGATTATGTGGAGTTGGTGGATGCGCGTACGCTGCAGCAAGTGGACAGCATCGAGCGTCCTGTATTGGTAGCTTTGGCGGTCTATATCGGTAAAACGCGTCTGATCGATAATTTTATCACGGAATAAGTGGGGGGAAAACAATGCAACTCAATATGCTTAAAAGTAAAATACACCGCGCCGTCGTTGTCCAGGCGGAGCTTTCCTATGTGGGCAGCATCACTGTCGACAAGGATCTGCTGGACGCCGCGGGACTGATCGAATACGAAAAGGTGCAGATTGTCGACATCGATAATGGTGCCAGGTTCGAAACTTACATCATTGCAGGCGAACGCGGATCGGGCATGATCTGCCTGAACGGTGCCGCTGCCCGTTGCGTCCAAGTGTCGGACAAAATCATCATCATGGCTTACTGCCTGATGGATGAACAGGAAGCGAAGGAACACAAACCGCTTGTGGTGTTTGTGGATGAGCAGAATGCCATCACAACAGTCACACGCTACGAAGAACACGGAAGGCTCAGTATGTAGCCTGTCCTTACAGAAACAAAAAAAGCGCAACCGCATCGAGCCAATCGGCCATGATGAGGTTGCGTTTTTGCTTAGCGTACGTTTTGCAGCGTGAACTGGATATCTTTGATGGAGAGCTGCAGTTTTTCGTATTCCTCATCATTCAAGGTCAAAGGAATCTGTTTCTCCAAGCCGTTCCTGCCGATGATGCAAGGCATGCTGAAGGCTGCTTCGCCATGGCAATTATAGAATCCGTCGACGGTTGCGGTCACCGGGAAGAAACTTTTCTCATCCAGCATGACTGCGCGGGCCAAGGCCGCT is a window from the uncultured Trichococcus sp. genome containing:
- the panD gene encoding aspartate 1-decarboxylase yields the protein MQLNMLKSKIHRAVVVQAELSYVGSITVDKDLLDAAGLIEYEKVQIVDIDNGARFETYIIAGERGSGMICLNGAAARCVQVSDKIIIMAYCLMDEQEAKEHKPLVVFVDEQNAITTVTRYEEHGRLSM
- the panB gene encoding 3-methyl-2-oxobutanoate hydroxymethyltransferase, producing the protein MKKSVLTFRNAKQKNERLTMLTAYDYSTAKLIDASGIDSVLVGDSLGMVMLGYEDTLSVTMEDMIHHTKAVARGVKDALVVSDLPFMSYQTSVYDAVTNAGRLIKEGRAQAVKLEGGLEVCPQIKAIVEASIPVMAHLGLTPQSVNAFGGFKVQGKDEEAARSLIEQAKAVEAAGAFAVVLECIPAKLAELITKSISIPTIGIGAGNGCDGQVLVYQDMLGLYSDFTPKFVKRYAEIGPQMQTAIEDYITEVKNGAFPAAEHTFALSDAVIEKLY
- a CDS encoding IS1380 family transposase, with the translated sequence MATLHEKKVKFNSKLTVSNTGGNLSTDSGLILVKEFMDSLNFSDLSKQHLEIEDKRLYHTHDNFSLMEQLIYQNIAGYSTDSSANILKQDPIFKVVLDKSNLASQASLSRFWDRISEENISQLQELNQAMIDKVRLARNTTEMIFDLDSTHSDTYGNQEKTDYNAHYQTNGYHPLVAFDGLTGDFLKAELRSGNVYTSTGIGAFVEPLFEHYNQVVPVSNILVRGDSGFATPELYDLCEVYGSFFVIRLKANRNLSKLAESFIQIDDNHPWDKKEIVYSSTSYQAKSWSKERRVCIKSTREADELLFRHEYIITNYSNNVSAETVFRTYSKRGTMENFIKEAKNGFYFDKTDSPSFLENHARMMVSLLAYNIVNFMRTLCFTSGAASMQVDTIRLRLFKVAGKLIRTGRRLLLKLSSHHVHQELFYQVLGNIQQLCW
- the panC gene encoding pantoate--beta-alanine ligase yields the protein MKIAATVEEIRSVVKAWKKEGLSVGFVPTMGYLHEGHQSLMQKAVSENDRVVVSIFVNPMQFGPSEDLESYPRDLEKDATLCEASGVDLIFHPDPKEMYHPDFSSFVDMHGLTESLCGKSRPAHFRGVCTVVTKLFNIVQPDRAYFGQKDAQQLAVIQQMVRDLNMDVTVIGCPIIREADGLAKSSRNSYLSADERKAALVLIRALEVAKQMLADGERDVAKILKAISETIQSEPMAKIDYVELVDARTLQQVDSIERPVLVALAVYIGKTRLIDNFITE
- a CDS encoding Cof-type HAD-IIB family hydrolase — protein: MNNKKFIFFDIDGTLLNDEKMPLESTVQALRQLQKNGHEIAIATGRNLFLAQEVIDTFQLDNYIVCNGAAGYFKHELKYENKLDLNAFEKLLQISDDSGHQVVYESAHALARRHESIENNASEAMRSIEFEVPDHDESFYMNNPLYQALLFYREEEKAIYEAGAFPEFRFVRWHDAGVDVLPNPGSKAQTALWMAKHLGFAHEDTIAFGDGNNDYELISSVGYGVAMGNAVDPVKDVAKFVTKDCNSGGIAYALEKLGLL
- a CDS encoding DNA-directed RNA polymerase subunit epsilon, which translates into the protein MIFKVTYQPAKFDAPTRENTESLYVEASDIVIARRLVEQNTPYNIEFIQPLEGNHLEYEQKNPDFKITEFNV